CTCCAGCGTCGCACACAAGCCCACGTGATCCGATGGATACAGGGTCGGATCGCCGGGCGAGGGCGTGTTCAACACCACCTCGCAAGATTGCACATGGAAGTTATCGTCCACGAAGATGTAGTCGAGTGTGCCACGCCAGGGCTCCGGCTGGCGGTAGGCGATTAAGTTGCCGACCATGCTCAACCCTTTGCGCACCGCATTGAACCGATACACCAGCGGTGTGGGGCAGGTGTAATCCGGCTCGCGCCCGTGCACCACTTCATAAGCCGACGCAAACGACTCCTTCATCATGCGGATCGTGCGCATGTCAGGCGTGGCGTTGAAGTCGCCGCAGACGACCATGGGATAGCTCGATGCCGCCAGCCGCAACCAGTTCAATACCCGATGCACTTGCTGCGTGCGCTTAATATGATCGTAGATGTGAAACATGAAGTGGCCGTTGACGATCACCACCGGCCGGTCGCCAATGCGCAGGCGCACCGCTTGTGCAACGCGCGACTGTGCCACCAGGCTAAGGGTGCGACACGCTTCGACCGGAAAGCGACTGAGCGTGGCGACGGCCTCATGCTCGGCCAGCGCGCCGGTCTTGGGCGAGGTGTATACGGTGTAGCCGCCGAGTTGATCTGCCAGCCACTGCGCGTTGTTGTGCGGCAAACTCACCTCTTGCAGCGCGATCACGTCCGGTTGAAGTTGGGCCAATTCGCGGACGATCAGCTCGCGCCGCTCGCGCCAGCGCGACGGCTTGTTGAGCAAGTTGAACGTGACCAGCTTGAATGTCGCCACTACCCCATCTCAATCATCAAACTTTGTTACCTTCGCTGCCAGATCGCGGCTGAACGCCGGCGCATCCACGACCAACTTCCCATCCGATGTGGCGACCGCCGACTCCAGCAATAGCGCGCCGGAGATCGTGTCGAACCACTGCACGCGATGCCGGCCATTGCCTAGCCCGTCCAGCGTCAGGGTGACGCCGTCCAGCCGGCGCGGCTCGAAACGAAAGGTGTGCTCCTTCGCCTGGCCGGTCGCGATCTGGATGCCGTATTGGTATGACCCTTCGTCCATGCGGTAGGCGCGATTGCGCAGCCAGATCAAAAGGCGATGGGGTGCGCGCAGCCCCAGCGCGATTGCATCTTTCTCCGGCGCGACGGCAACCGGCGTCGCTGCATAGCGCGCCAGGTCCTCGCCGCGCAGGAAGGTCGAGATGCCCTCATAGTGCGACCACAGATTGGCCGGCTCGACCAGCGTGTCCCACCACCAATACATGGCTGTGCTGGCGAAGCCATTGAAGGCCGCCGCCCACAGGCCGTTGTGGAACTGGATGCCCTCGCGCGTCAGCGCGTTCGGCTGCTCGAAGGTGAAGGTCGCGGCAAACTCGCCGATCACAACCGGTTTTGCTGCGATGTCCTGCATGTGGCGAAAAAGCGCGCGCCCGCCCTCGAC
The window above is part of the Candidatus Roseilinea sp. genome. Proteins encoded here:
- a CDS encoding endonuclease gives rise to the protein MATFKLVTFNLLNKPSRWRERRELIVRELAQLQPDVIALQEVSLPHNNAQWLADQLGGYTVYTSPKTGALAEHEAVATLSRFPVEACRTLSLVAQSRVAQAVRLRIGDRPVVIVNGHFMFHIYDHIKRTQQVHRVLNWLRLAASSYPMVVCGDFNATPDMRTIRMMKESFASAYEVVHGREPDYTCPTPLVYRFNAVRKGLSMVGNLIAYRQPEPWRGTLDYIFVDDNFHVQSCEVVLNTPSPGDPTLYPSDHVGLCATLEMAVSPATQ